One window from the genome of Pirellulales bacterium encodes:
- the pssA gene encoding CDP-diacylglycerol--serine O-phosphatidyltransferase, whose protein sequence is MMARIRTVAVLPTMFTLANLVCGFFAIVVAARVDAPTSSDIPIASPLGTRSPMKAMQALDKNDPTHNVMLSGWLIFLAMLFDALDGHVARLSNWTSDFGAQLDSLSDLVTFGVAPAFLLVKMCPSFTYLHHDWAWVIAASYVSCAALRLARFTIDTGEDDDHLHFTGLPSPAAAASIAGFAIMFYTLRKADNPLVFAESIDSALQTVLPFFAALVALLMVSRIPYPHLVNQMFSGQRSLGHIVGLMFATVAIMVIRGYAVPMVCCGFVAMGPIQYAWQEYVDRQPHKDPLF, encoded by the coding sequence ATGATGGCACGCATTCGTACCGTGGCGGTTTTGCCAACGATGTTTACGTTGGCCAACCTGGTCTGCGGGTTTTTCGCGATCGTCGTGGCGGCGCGCGTCGACGCGCCGACGTCGAGCGATATTCCGATCGCGTCGCCGCTCGGGACGCGCAGCCCCATGAAGGCGATGCAAGCGCTCGACAAGAACGATCCGACGCACAACGTGATGCTGAGCGGCTGGTTGATCTTCCTGGCCATGCTGTTCGACGCGTTGGACGGGCATGTGGCTCGCTTGTCGAATTGGACGAGCGATTTTGGCGCCCAACTCGACAGCCTGTCCGACCTGGTGACGTTTGGCGTCGCGCCCGCGTTCTTGCTAGTGAAAATGTGTCCCAGCTTTACCTATTTGCACCATGATTGGGCATGGGTGATCGCGGCGTCGTATGTTTCGTGCGCTGCGCTGCGCCTGGCGCGGTTCACGATCGACACGGGCGAAGACGATGACCATTTGCATTTCACTGGGCTCCCCAGCCCGGCCGCCGCGGCCTCGATTGCTGGTTTTGCGATTATGTTTTACACACTCCGCAAGGCGGATAACCCGTTGGTGTTTGCCGAAAGCATCGACTCGGCGCTGCAGACCGTTTTGCCGTTTTTCGCAGCCTTGGTGGCACTGCTGATGGTGTCGCGCATTCCCTATCCTCATCTTGTCAATCAAATGTTCTCCGGTCAGCGCAGCCTGGGACATATCGTTGGGCTGATGTTCGCCACGGTCGCGATCATGGTCATTCGCGGCTATGCGGTGCCGATGGTGTGCTGCGGGTTCGTGGCGATGGGGCCAATACAATACGCCTGGCAGGAATATGTCGATCGCCAGCCGCATAAAGATCCGCTCTTCTGA
- a CDS encoding phosphatidylserine decarboxylase produces the protein MPHADLESHQAGVEPLPANITSVQPGGGVCYSLELAWGHVRRWYLRTFRRGYVARMAALRQGDTTGAPHEILDPRDLKYCRNLCTAAWSPADDPFAWRERIPFARWGLAELQLMGYPLLAGTVALALSRFWPLAIPLAVVLFLIVYFFRDPPRRISQEPGLMVSPADGKVVEIAQLENDPFVGGPAVRIGLFLSIFNVHLNRSPCDARVLCLKYSPGKFLSALRPDSAWENEAMWIGLEDASPARRRLVVRQIAGQFARRIVCSLRPGESVSRGHRFGMIKLGSRTELILPATEGLEIVTRIGERVVAGSSILARYKDAE, from the coding sequence ATGCCCCACGCTGATCTTGAATCCCACCAGGCAGGAGTGGAACCGCTGCCAGCGAACATCACCAGCGTACAGCCAGGGGGTGGCGTTTGTTACAGCTTGGAACTGGCTTGGGGGCATGTGCGACGATGGTATCTGCGCACCTTCCGCCGCGGTTATGTGGCTCGCATGGCTGCTTTGCGTCAGGGCGACACGACGGGTGCGCCGCACGAGATTCTCGATCCGCGCGATTTGAAATACTGCCGCAATTTATGTACAGCCGCGTGGAGCCCGGCGGACGATCCTTTCGCCTGGCGCGAACGGATCCCGTTTGCCCGATGGGGGTTGGCCGAACTGCAACTGATGGGCTACCCGCTTCTGGCGGGGACCGTGGCGCTGGCTTTGTCACGATTCTGGCCACTCGCGATACCACTTGCCGTGGTTCTATTTCTGATCGTCTATTTCTTCCGCGATCCGCCGCGTCGGATATCGCAAGAACCTGGGCTTATGGTGTCGCCGGCGGATGGCAAGGTTGTCGAAATCGCGCAGCTAGAAAACGATCCGTTCGTGGGAGGGCCGGCGGTAAGAATCGGCCTGTTTCTGTCGATCTTTAACGTCCATTTGAACCGTAGTCCCTGCGATGCGCGGGTGCTATGCTTGAAGTATTCGCCAGGCAAATTCCTGAGTGCGTTGCGCCCCGACAGTGCGTGGGAAAACGAGGCCATGTGGATCGGACTGGAAGATGCCAGCCCCGCGCGACGCAGGTTGGTTGTGCGGCAGATTGCCGGTCAGTTTGCCCGCCGCATCGTGTGCAGCCTGCGACCGGGCGAGTCGGTATCGCGTGGGCATCGTTTCGGCATGATCAAGCTGGGCTCGCGCACCGAGTTGATCCTGCCGGCGACCGAAGGGTTGGAGATCGTGACGCGCATCGGCGAGCGAGTCGTGGCCGGAAGCAGCATCCTGGCCCGCTACAAAGACGCCGAATAA
- the eno gene encoding phosphopyruvate hydratase, whose protein sequence is MPSTIVDIHARQILDSRGNPTVEVDVRLAGGAFGRAAVPSGASTGVHEAWELRDTGDKQFGGKGVAKAVENVNEKLAAELVGSDALDQTAIDHRMIELDGSENKKNLGANAILGVSLAVAHAAAEHCGLPLYRYLGGVGARVLPAPMMNIINGGAHADNKVDVQEFMVMPLGFERFSDALRSGVEIFHSLKKVLQAKGFKTAVGDEGGFAPDLGSNTEALDVIVEAVGKAGYEIGKQVFIALDVAATELFDSKTKTYTMDGRQLDAAGMVEFLAGWRKKYPICSIEDGCSEDDWEGWKLLTEKIGATTQLVGDDLFVTNTKRLERGIREHIANSILIKVNQIGTLTETIEAIQMAHRNGYTSISSHRSGETEDATIADLAVALGTGQIKTGSLSRTDRTAKYNELLRIEEALGDAAVYGGPLFPKR, encoded by the coding sequence ATGCCTTCTACGATTGTTGATATTCATGCCCGCCAGATTCTCGATAGCCGCGGCAATCCGACCGTAGAAGTGGACGTGCGATTGGCCGGCGGTGCCTTTGGCCGGGCCGCGGTCCCTAGCGGCGCCAGCACCGGCGTTCACGAAGCGTGGGAGCTGCGCGACACGGGCGACAAGCAATTCGGTGGCAAAGGCGTGGCCAAGGCGGTCGAGAACGTCAACGAGAAGCTGGCCGCCGAATTGGTCGGCTCAGACGCGCTCGATCAAACGGCCATTGACCACCGCATGATCGAGCTCGACGGCAGCGAGAACAAGAAGAACCTGGGAGCTAACGCCATCCTGGGCGTTTCCCTGGCAGTCGCACATGCCGCGGCCGAACATTGTGGCCTGCCGCTGTACCGGTACCTGGGCGGCGTCGGCGCTCGCGTCTTGCCCGCCCCCATGATGAATATCATCAACGGCGGCGCGCACGCCGACAACAAAGTCGACGTGCAGGAATTCATGGTCATGCCGCTGGGCTTCGAGCGTTTCAGCGACGCGCTGCGAAGTGGCGTCGAGATATTTCACTCGCTGAAGAAAGTCTTGCAAGCGAAAGGCTTCAAGACTGCGGTCGGCGATGAAGGGGGCTTCGCACCCGACCTGGGGAGCAATACCGAAGCCTTGGACGTTATCGTCGAGGCGGTGGGCAAGGCCGGCTACGAAATCGGGAAGCAGGTGTTCATCGCCCTGGACGTCGCCGCGACCGAACTGTTCGATAGCAAAACAAAAACGTACACGATGGATGGCCGGCAATTGGACGCCGCCGGCATGGTCGAATTTCTGGCCGGCTGGCGGAAGAAGTATCCCATCTGTTCAATCGAGGACGGCTGCTCCGAGGACGATTGGGAAGGTTGGAAGCTGTTGACCGAAAAGATCGGCGCCACCACGCAATTGGTGGGAGACGATTTGTTCGTAACCAACACGAAGCGTCTCGAGCGCGGTATTCGCGAGCACATCGCCAACAGCATTCTCATCAAGGTGAACCAGATCGGCACCCTGACCGAGACGATCGAGGCGATTCAAATGGCGCATCGCAATGGTTACACGAGCATTTCCAGCCATCGTAGCGGTGAGACCGAGGATGCCACGATCGCCGACCTGGCCGTGGCCCTGGGCACAGGGCAGATCAAAACGGGCTCCCTGTCGCGCACCGATCGCACGGCTAAGTACAATGAATTGCTGCGGATCGAAGAAGCACTCGGCGACGCGGCCGTGTACGGCGGCCCGCTCTTCCCCAAGCGTTAG
- the surE gene encoding 5'/3'-nucleotidase SurE, which yields MQILLTNDDGIYAPGLAALEQELRKMGDVTVVSPATEQSGVGHSITFLSPLVVKEVFEGNRRRGWAVEGSPADCVKLGIFEFCPTRPTLVVSGINGGLNAGINVLYSGTVAAAIEGAFFGINSIAVSLEFNEHADFDKAATLAAKVIQQILDRKGDRPQLYNVNIPTPALQQPKGVKVVPMGVERYGEHFEKRIDPRGRNYYWATSDPPPRPGDHETDLTALLAGYVTVTPLDFDLTRHDMLDSMRKWDLKL from the coding sequence GTGCAAATACTTTTGACGAACGACGATGGAATCTACGCGCCTGGATTGGCGGCCCTGGAGCAAGAACTGCGGAAAATGGGGGACGTTACGGTCGTTTCGCCCGCCACCGAACAAAGTGGGGTCGGCCATTCGATCACGTTCCTCAGCCCACTTGTGGTGAAGGAAGTCTTCGAGGGGAATCGCCGGCGGGGCTGGGCGGTCGAGGGGAGCCCGGCCGATTGTGTTAAGTTGGGTATTTTCGAGTTCTGCCCGACGCGGCCGACACTGGTTGTCAGCGGCATCAATGGTGGATTGAATGCCGGCATCAACGTGCTGTATTCGGGCACCGTAGCGGCGGCCATCGAGGGAGCGTTTTTCGGCATTAACAGCATCGCCGTGTCGTTGGAGTTCAACGAGCACGCCGATTTTGACAAGGCGGCGACGCTTGCGGCGAAGGTCATTCAGCAGATCCTCGACCGTAAGGGAGATCGTCCGCAACTCTACAACGTGAATATCCCAACGCCCGCCTTGCAGCAGCCGAAGGGGGTTAAGGTCGTGCCGATGGGTGTCGAGCGGTACGGCGAGCATTTCGAGAAACGCATCGATCCGCGCGGACGCAACTATTACTGGGCCACGAGTGATCCTCCGCCGCGACCCGGTGATCACGAAACGGATTTAACGGCTCTCCTGGCCGGCTATGTGACGGTAACGCCCTTGGATTTCGATCTAACACGACACGATATGTTGGACTCGATGCGCAAGTGGGATTTGAAACTGTAG
- the guaA gene encoding glutamine-hydrolyzing GMP synthase has translation MALDTAPANAAPASTTDEKVLVLDFGAQYAQLIARRVREQNVYCEIVRHDITPARLRELAPKGIILSGGPSSVYEPGAPHCDPEIFRMGIPVLGICYGMQLACDALGGKVNSVQAREFGRANCEITNDTDLLSGLPRHTQVWMSHGDQVTQVSDDFEALATTSTCAIAAVRHKTLPVYGVQFHPEVTHTPQGREILANFVRRVCHTTGAWQLGDFAEQSIEAIRRRVGNRRVICGLSGGVDSSVVAALLYQAIGSQLSCILVDNGLLRKDEAAAVIREFSGHFRTDLHVVQGEERFLAALAGVSDPQEKRKIIGRVFIECFTDEAAKIEGAEFLAQGTLYPDVIESGAAVDGPAATIKLHHNVGGLPEDLSFELIEPLRDLFKDEVRRLGSQLGLPDEIVWRHPFPGPGLAVRCLGPVTRERLDRLREADWIVVDEIRKAGLYRQTSQSFAVLLPVQSVGVMGDARTYEETIAVRSIDSEDFMTADWSRLPYDLLARISTRIINEVKGVNRVVYDISSKPPATIEWE, from the coding sequence ATGGCTTTGGACACCGCACCCGCAAACGCCGCTCCGGCGAGCACCACGGACGAAAAGGTGCTGGTCCTCGATTTCGGCGCTCAATACGCGCAGTTGATCGCCCGGCGCGTCCGCGAGCAGAACGTCTATTGCGAGATCGTCCGGCACGACATTACGCCCGCGCGGTTACGCGAACTGGCGCCGAAAGGAATCATCCTTTCCGGCGGCCCGTCGAGTGTCTACGAGCCCGGCGCGCCCCATTGCGACCCCGAGATTTTTCGGATGGGAATTCCCGTGCTGGGCATCTGCTACGGCATGCAACTGGCGTGCGATGCCCTGGGAGGCAAGGTCAACAGCGTCCAGGCCCGCGAGTTCGGCCGCGCGAACTGCGAAATCACGAACGACACCGACCTGCTCTCTGGCCTGCCGCGGCATACGCAAGTCTGGATGAGTCATGGCGATCAGGTCACTCAGGTCAGCGATGATTTCGAAGCCTTGGCGACCACGTCGACCTGCGCGATCGCGGCCGTGCGGCATAAAACGCTGCCAGTTTACGGCGTGCAGTTTCATCCCGAAGTGACGCACACGCCGCAAGGGCGCGAAATACTCGCCAATTTCGTGCGTCGCGTGTGCCATACGACGGGCGCCTGGCAATTAGGAGATTTCGCCGAGCAGTCGATCGAAGCGATCCGTCGCCGTGTCGGTAATCGACGCGTGATCTGTGGTTTATCCGGCGGCGTTGATTCGTCGGTCGTCGCCGCGCTTTTATATCAGGCCATCGGCAGCCAACTCTCCTGCATCCTGGTCGACAACGGCCTGTTGCGCAAGGACGAAGCGGCCGCCGTGATTCGCGAATTCTCGGGACATTTTCGCACCGATCTGCATGTTGTGCAGGGCGAGGAGCGATTCCTCGCCGCCCTGGCTGGTGTCAGCGACCCGCAAGAGAAACGTAAGATCATCGGCCGGGTCTTCATCGAGTGCTTTACGGACGAGGCCGCCAAGATCGAAGGGGCCGAGTTTTTGGCCCAGGGAACCCTGTACCCCGACGTCATTGAAAGTGGCGCGGCAGTCGATGGTCCAGCAGCTACGATCAAGCTGCATCACAACGTGGGTGGGTTGCCCGAGGACTTAAGCTTCGAATTGATCGAGCCGCTGCGCGACCTGTTCAAGGACGAAGTCCGCCGGCTGGGCTCGCAACTCGGCCTGCCCGATGAAATTGTTTGGCGGCATCCCTTTCCTGGCCCCGGCCTGGCGGTGCGTTGCCTGGGGCCCGTCACTCGCGAGCGGCTGGACCGATTGCGCGAGGCAGACTGGATCGTGGTGGACGAAATCCGCAAGGCCGGCCTGTACCGGCAAACGTCGCAATCCTTTGCCGTGTTGCTGCCGGTGCAGAGCGTAGGCGTGATGGGAGACGCGCGAACTTACGAAGAAACAATCGCCGTTCGCTCGATCGATAGCGAAGATTTCATGACCGCCGATTGGAGTCGGTTGCCCTATGACCTGCTGGCGCGAATTTCGACGCGCATCATTAACGAGGTCAAGGGAGTGAACCGCGTGGTCTATGACATCAGTTCGAAGCCCCCGGCCACGATCGAGTGGGAATAG
- the ettA gene encoding energy-dependent translational throttle protein EttA encodes MSKQYIYQMAGLTKKFGQREILKDVWLAFYPGAKIGVLGRNGSGKSTLLRIMAGVDKEFDGESRLTDGFTVGYVPQEPMLDPSTDVRGNIEQAVIETRQLLQKFEEINARFAEPLDDAGMEKLLAEQARVQDKIDAVNAWELDRQIEIAMDAMQLPPGDADVSTLSGGERRRVALCKMLLEKPDLLLLDEPTNHLDAESVAWLERHLAEYPGTVVAVTHDRYFLDNVAGWILELDRGRGIPWEGNYSSWLEQKQKRLVLEEKAASARQKTLTRELEWIRMAPRARQAKSKARIKAYEQMSAEAYEDRQEEFEMQIPPGKHLGELVIDMEKVSKGYNDRLLIDDLSLRLPAGGIVGIIGPNGAGKTTLFRMLVEAEKPDVGTVRVGPTVEMGYVDQNRDALDPEKTVFEEISGGYDNFDIGSRKVPARAYVARFNFLGTDQQKLVGKLSGGERNRVHLAKLLRRGANVLLLDEPTNDLDVDTLRALEEAILNFAGCVVVISHDRWFLDRIATHILAFEGDGYVHWCEGNFQTYEEQRHTRLGLDADQPKRFRYKKLQH; translated from the coding sequence ATGAGCAAGCAATACATCTATCAAATGGCCGGCCTGACGAAGAAGTTCGGCCAGCGCGAAATTCTGAAAGACGTCTGGCTGGCATTCTATCCCGGCGCCAAGATCGGCGTGCTCGGGCGCAACGGCTCGGGCAAAAGTACGCTGCTGCGCATCATGGCCGGCGTGGATAAAGAGTTCGACGGCGAGTCCCGCCTGACCGACGGCTTTACCGTAGGCTACGTGCCACAGGAGCCAATGCTCGACCCCTCGACCGACGTGCGCGGCAATATCGAGCAGGCTGTCATCGAAACGCGGCAACTGCTGCAAAAGTTCGAGGAGATCAACGCCCGCTTTGCCGAGCCATTGGACGACGCTGGCATGGAAAAGTTGCTAGCCGAGCAGGCCCGCGTGCAGGACAAGATCGACGCCGTCAACGCGTGGGAACTCGACCGGCAGATCGAGATCGCAATGGACGCGATGCAGTTGCCACCAGGGGACGCCGACGTCAGCACGCTTTCAGGTGGTGAGCGGCGCCGCGTGGCGTTGTGCAAGATGCTGCTCGAAAAGCCCGACCTGCTGCTCTTGGATGAACCGACCAACCATCTCGACGCCGAAAGTGTCGCATGGCTCGAGCGGCACTTGGCTGAATACCCTGGCACAGTCGTGGCCGTCACGCACGATCGCTATTTCCTCGACAACGTGGCGGGCTGGATTCTGGAACTCGACCGCGGGCGGGGCATTCCCTGGGAAGGGAATTACTCCTCCTGGCTCGAGCAAAAGCAAAAGCGATTGGTCCTGGAAGAAAAGGCCGCTTCAGCCCGACAAAAGACCCTGACACGCGAGCTGGAATGGATTCGCATGGCTCCTCGGGCCCGCCAGGCCAAGAGCAAAGCCCGCATCAAGGCCTACGAGCAGATGTCGGCCGAGGCTTACGAGGACCGACAGGAAGAATTCGAAATGCAGATCCCGCCGGGCAAGCATCTCGGCGAATTAGTGATCGACATGGAGAAGGTCAGCAAGGGATACAACGACCGGTTACTTATCGATGACCTGAGCCTGCGTCTGCCGGCCGGCGGCATCGTCGGCATTATTGGGCCGAATGGCGCCGGCAAGACGACGTTGTTCCGTATGCTGGTCGAAGCGGAAAAGCCTGACGTTGGAACCGTGCGAGTTGGACCGACGGTCGAAATGGGCTACGTCGACCAAAATCGGGACGCCCTCGATCCTGAAAAGACGGTCTTCGAGGAGATTTCCGGCGGTTACGATAACTTCGACATCGGCAGTCGCAAGGTTCCTGCCCGGGCTTACGTCGCGCGGTTCAACTTCTTGGGCACGGACCAGCAAAAGCTAGTCGGCAAGCTATCCGGCGGTGAGCGAAACCGCGTTCACCTGGCGAAGCTGCTCCGCCGCGGGGCTAATGTTTTGCTGCTAGATGAACCGACCAACGACCTGGACGTCGACACCCTGAGGGCGCTTGAAGAAGCGATTCTCAACTTTGCGGGCTGCGTCGTCGTGATCAGCCACGACCGCTGGTTCCTGGACCGGATTGCCACTCATATTCTGGCGTTCGAAGGGGATGGTTACGTCCACTGGTGCGAAGGGAATTTCCAGACCTATGAGGAACAGCGGCACACACGTCTGGGCCTGGACGCCGACCAGCCGAAACGGTTCCGATACAAGAAGCTGCAGCACTAG